The Candidatus Berkiella aquae sequence GCACCAATTAAAGCGCCTTCACCTGCATGGCCTGAAATAGCACCAATAGCAGCACCACCAACGGTACCAATTGCCGCACCACTTAAAATGCTTTGTTCTGATTGCGTCATATTAGAACAGCCTACAAGTGAAACCATCGCAACAACAGGTATCAATTTAATTAAATGTTTCATTCCGTGTCCCTCCTTAAAAGACATCTACAAACATAGACAAAAATGAAACAGTTTCAGTGCATACACAACGAACAATATAATTAACGTGTTCCTGATACAAATCCTGCACGTTCGCTATAAGAAGCAACCCCACTTACAGCACAGCTAGATAAGCAAAAACATAAACAAATTAATAACATTGTAATAGGTGTCTTCAAATGACTAACCTTGTTTCATTAATGGTCTTTATGTTTTTTCGGCAGATAATGTAATTACGCAGAGGTGAAAATGTGCTCAGTGATTTTAATCAACTGAGCACACAAGGGAGAATTAACGGCGAGGAATAAACGTACGAGTATGCGTTGGCGCAAAAGAAGGTGTTCTTGTAGGAACAAATGTACGGGTATGCGATGGCGCAGCCGTATGTGTTCTTGTAGGCGTAAACGTACGAGAGACACCACCTGGTACGAAAGTACTGGTATGTGATGGCGCAGTAGGCGTTCTTACACCACCTGGTACAAACGTACTGGTATGTGTTGGACGATGTACACCACCTGGAACAAAGGTACGTGAGTGGGTTGGCCAAAGACCTGTAAAGGGTCGATAAATACTTG is a genomic window containing:
- a CDS encoding YMGG-like glycine zipper-containing protein; translation: MKHLIKLIPVVAMVSLVGCSNMTQSEQSILSGAAIGTVGGAAIGAISGHAGEGALIGAGVGALGGAIYDSSQRGYDNY